Proteins found in one Aethina tumida isolate Nest 87 chromosome 1, icAetTumi1.1, whole genome shotgun sequence genomic segment:
- the LOC126266480 gene encoding uncharacterized protein LOC126266480, with amino-acid sequence MSQNLTNAAEQSEALETLTVEKSKPNMFKGSVSDNNIKQNKTRNAKAFCKSDQTSESKLADQLDALALTETGKMFVKSEDKRTPAPHKSSPALGDSKAGGSSTTWETYSTRKNRKDFKRKKHPKSSKKGDNTNIPVEGTVNKDNLEEPSEETLLDDETYQYKYFPKNSKSVVFTKDVMVIYFNGDDVISELKEPLKKEVEQQVRNKEMRQTHLIKTQEKYNLCLF; translated from the coding sequence atgTCTCAAAACCTTACAAATGCCGCAGAGCAAAGTGAAGCATTGGAAACGCTTACTGTTGAAAAATCGAAGCCGAATATGTTTAAGGGTAGCGTGTCAGACAACAACATTAAGCAAAACAAAACCCGAAATGCCAAAGCGTTCTGTAAGTCGGATCAAACTTCAGAATCCAAACTTGCCGATCAACTTGATGCTTTAGCATTAACGGAAACCGGTAAAATGTTCGTCAAATCGGAGGACAAAAGAACTCCAGCTCCCCACAAATCGTCACCGGCTCTGGGCGATTCGAAGGCCGGTGGTTCATCCACTACTTGGGAGACGTACAGCACTAGAAAGAACAGGAAGGATTTTAAACGCAAAAAGCATCCGAAATCGAGCAAGAAGGGCGATAACACGAACATTCCAGTGGAGGGCACCGTGAATAAGGACAATCTGGAGGAGCCGAGCGAGGAGACTCTGCTGGATGATGAGACTTACCAATACAAGTACTTCCCGAAGAACTCCAAGTCGGTGGTGTTTACCAAAGACGTGATGGTCATTTATTTTAACGGGGATGACGTCATTTCCGAGCTGAAGGAACCGCTTAAGAAGGAGGTGGAGCAGCAGGTGAGAAACAAGGAGATGAGGCAGACGCACCTTATCAAAACACAAGAGAAGTACAATctgtgtttgttttaa
- the LOC109605989 gene encoding histone-lysine N-methyltransferase SETMAR-like yields MSTKDDARSKRPKESVTDENIKKVHKIIFHCNVKLIEIAETLKISKEHVGDIVNEYLGMRKLCSKWVSRELTIDQKQQRIDDSEQCLELFNRNKLEFLDRYVTMDETWPHFTPDSNRQSTEWTARDKPTPKRGKSADKVMVSVFWDAHCIVFFVYLKKGKIINSDYYVALLERLKDEVAEKRPHLKKKKMLFHQDNAPSHKSMKTMEKLHKLGLSSRSGPQQLFSVLRTQENTHWTEILRLF; encoded by the coding sequence ATGAGCACCAAGGACGATGCACGCAGTAAACGCCCCAAAGAGTCTGTTACCGACGAAAACATCAAAAAagtccataaaataatttttcactgTAATGTGAAGTTGATTGAGATAGCTGAAACCCTAAAGATATCAAAGGAACATGTTGGAGATATTGTGAATGAGTATTTGGGTATGCGAAAGCTCTGTTCAAAGTGGGTGTCGCGCGAGCTCACAATCGACCAAAAACAACAACGGATTGATGATTCTGAGCAGTGTTTGGAGCTGTTCAATCGTAATAAACTTGAATTTTTGGATCGATATGTGACAATGGATGAGACATGGCCCCATTTTACACCGGACTCCAACCGACAGTCAACCGAGTGGACTGCACGTGATAAACCGACTCCAAAGCGTGGAAAGTCAGCTGACAAGGTTATGGTATCAGTATTTTGGGACGCCCACTGTATAGTATTCTTTGTCTATCTTAAAAAGGGAAAAATCATAAACAGCGACTATTACGTAGCGTTACTGGAGCGTTTGAAGGACGAAGTCGCGGAAAAACGGCCCcatttgaagaagaagaaaatgcTGTTTCATCAGGACAATGCACCGTCTCACAAATCAATGAAAACGATGGAAAAATTGCATAAATTGGGCTTGTCCTCCAGATCTGGCCCCCAGCAACTTTTTTCTGTTCTCAGAACTCAAGAGAATACTCACTGGACAGAAATTTTGCGCCTATTTTGA